From one Peredibacter starrii genomic stretch:
- a CDS encoding UDP-N-acetylmuramate--L-alanine ligase: MDLTNLISQEDLIKRRSQIKKVFFYRICGAGMGPAAVLVKQAGFQVEGADSAFYPPMSTFLETTGIPLHKLDVVTPEFLKQYDLIVVGNSVSGKLDAARMIEKTGVPFTSFPSALGSLVLKEKNVVGIAGTHGKTTTTYFLTQMLESLGQNPGYLVGGIIEGRDPAKLGDKYFVIEADEYDSAYFHKISKFRLYELKNMILTSLEFDHADIFSSVEKIEDEFRAVMPNMKSTLILNQEYPSAMKLHKEYSQNQSQKWFLYGAGSEAGPHNVKTFENGSEFEVKWKGETIPFKSSVVGGHNVLNITSCILYLLSEGFKVADVQKAAEAIGMVKRRQEVRGKYKDMVVIDDFAHHPRAITVTLDAIRARFKGKKIVTIFEPISATARSSIFQNEFRDSLAGSDKVIIAKASIATTALGGQDLDVDKLAKEITAMGKPSQVATNLEELRTAIDKNVDKDGVLLVLSNRTCLGLWESSFVQELRP; this comes from the coding sequence ATGGACCTCACGAACCTCATCTCGCAAGAAGATCTCATCAAGCGTCGCTCGCAAATCAAGAAAGTATTTTTTTATCGCATCTGTGGTGCTGGGATGGGACCTGCAGCTGTTCTGGTTAAGCAAGCAGGCTTTCAAGTTGAAGGTGCTGATTCTGCTTTCTATCCTCCGATGAGTACGTTTCTCGAGACGACTGGTATTCCACTTCATAAGTTAGATGTTGTGACTCCTGAATTTCTTAAGCAATACGATTTGATCGTAGTGGGTAACTCTGTATCAGGGAAGTTAGATGCCGCTCGTATGATAGAAAAAACTGGCGTGCCATTTACATCATTTCCATCTGCACTTGGCTCACTAGTACTTAAAGAAAAGAACGTAGTAGGTATTGCTGGTACTCACGGTAAAACAACCACGACTTATTTCTTAACTCAGATGCTTGAATCTCTAGGACAAAATCCTGGCTACCTTGTAGGCGGTATCATTGAAGGCCGCGATCCAGCGAAACTTGGTGACAAGTATTTCGTCATTGAGGCAGATGAGTATGATTCAGCTTACTTTCATAAAATTTCTAAGTTCCGTCTTTATGAACTTAAAAACATGATCCTGACTTCGTTAGAGTTTGATCACGCGGACATTTTCTCTTCAGTAGAAAAAATCGAAGATGAGTTCCGTGCGGTCATGCCGAATATGAAATCAACTCTCATCCTGAATCAGGAATATCCTTCAGCGATGAAACTTCATAAAGAATATTCTCAAAATCAAAGTCAGAAATGGTTCCTGTACGGAGCTGGATCTGAGGCAGGTCCTCACAATGTGAAGACATTTGAGAACGGCTCTGAATTCGAAGTGAAGTGGAAGGGTGAAACAATTCCATTCAAATCGAGTGTGGTTGGTGGGCATAACGTTCTCAATATCACGAGCTGTATTCTTTATCTTCTTTCAGAAGGTTTCAAAGTTGCTGACGTTCAGAAAGCTGCCGAGGCCATTGGCATGGTAAAACGTCGTCAGGAAGTTCGTGGCAAATATAAAGACATGGTCGTGATCGATGATTTCGCTCACCATCCTCGTGCCATCACAGTAACTCTTGATGCCATTCGCGCGCGCTTCAAAGGTAAGAAGATTGTCACGATCTTCGAGCCAATTTCAGCGACTGCCAGAAGCTCGATCTTCCAAAATGAATTCCGCGATTCTCTCGCTGGTTCCGATAAAGTGATCATCGCGAAAGCGAGTATCGCTACGACTGCACTAGGTGGTCAAGATCTTGATGTTGATAAACTTGCCAAAGAGATTACGGCGATGGGGAAACCTTCTCAGGTCGCTACTAATCTGGAAGAGCTAAGAACTGCAATTGATAAAAACGTTGATAAAGATGGTGTCCTGTTAGTTCTTAGTAACAGAACTTGTCTTGGATTATGGGAGTCGAGCTTTGTTCAAGAACTTAGGCCATAA